Within the Nitrospira sp. genome, the region ACTTCTGTGGTTGGATATTCCAGTGGCTGTCCGAACTGAAGGTCGCGAAGCGAAGCGACCTTCGTCATTTCGGAGAGCGCACGCTCCGCATACGCTCGACTGGCGTCTAGTTTGGGGCCGCTGATCGCCACCTCAATCGGTGTCGGCGATCCCATGCTCATCACCTGGCTGATAATATCGCCTGCTTCGAATACGTATTTTGTGTCAGGGAGCAATCGTGGAAGTTTTTCGCGAAGTCGTTCCTTGATGACTTCAACTGAGACACCGGTTCCGGGCTTGAGAGCGACCAGCAGTACCGCCTCGTGGGGCCCACTTGTCCAAAGATGGACCGTATTGACTGGGTAGCTGGCGGGTTGGACACCGACGAATCCCTGTGTGATCGCGATATTGTCACGCCCGACTTCTTCTGTAATGACATCGAGCACGTGCTGAGCCAGCACTTCCGTTCGTTCGATGCGTGTCCCATCGGGGGCGCGAACGCGGAGTTGAAATTGCCCCGTATCGACGCTCGGGAACATTTCCATTCCCAGGCGCTGGTTGAGACCCCAAATAATCGACACAGCAAGGAGTAGATAGAGTCCAATGACGATCCATCGGAAACGAATGAGCGCGGTAATGAACTGTCCATACCGCTGCTGCATTCTATCTAAAAGGGTAACGTCGCGTGTGGCATGCGGTGCCGACCGCAGGAACCATGTAGACAGCACGGGGACAAGAGTGCTCGCTAGGAGGTAGGAAGCGGCCATGGCAAACCCGACTGCCAGGGCCAGCGGGACAAAGAGAGCTCGCCCGACACCCGCCATGAAAAATGAAGGAATGAAAACGGCCAACACGCTCAGCATCGCCACCAACCTGGGAACCGCAACCTCGCGACCCGAGTCGACGACCGCGCGGGCACGAGTTTGACCTCGGGCCAGATGAGCGTGGATGCTCTCGATTGCGACGGTCGACTCGTCCACGAGAATGCCCACCGCGAGTGCCAAGCCACCCAACGTCATGATATTGATGGTTTGTCCGGCTGCCCAAAGTGCCACCACGGCCGACAAGAGCGCGAAGGGAATGGTGAGAAGGACAATCGTAGCGCTCCGCCAGTCGCGGAGGAATAGCAAGACCATTAATCCCGTCAGAAGCGCGCCCAGCAGTGCTTCCATCGTGAGTGATCGTACGGCATTCTTTATGTAGACCGATTGATCGAACTCGAAACTGATAGAAATATCTTCGGGAACGAGCGCTTGGAATCTGGGGATCGCTTCCTTGACCCGATTCACCACATCGAGGGTCGAGGCATCGGCTCGTTTCGTGACCGGAATATACACAGCACGTCGTCCGTTGATCAGGGCATAGGCCGTCACGATGTCGGTGCTATTTTCCGCATAGCCGATGTCCCGCAAAAACACAGTCGGACCAGCTCCTGTTCGGATTGGGATTTCGCCAAACTCTCTTATCTTCGGGATCACCGAATTGACGGTCGTAATGGTCGTCAAATCCTCAATTCGGACGTTCCCCGCGGGGACGATCAGATTACTGCGGTTGACCGCTTGGACCACTTCGTCCGGTGCCATGCGATAAGCCCGCATCCGTTCCGGATCAACATGGACAACTACCGTTCGTGCGTTGCCTCCGAAGGGCGGGGGGGCCGACACGCCGGGCAGCGTGGCAAACATGGGGCGGACTCGAAACAGGGCCAGGTCCTGGATCTCTCCGACACTTCTCGTATCACTGCGAAAGACCAATGAACCGACCGGGACGCTACCAGCATCAAACCGTACAATGAACGGTGGAACCGTGCCCGGAGGCATGAAGGCCCAGGAGCGGTTCACATACGCCACCGTCTGGGCCAGCGCCTGATTCATGTCTGTGCCGGGATGGAAGAACAGCTTGATCAGGGCTGCGCCTTGAATGGATTTGGACTCGACATGCTCGATACCTGTGATGTAGAGGAAATGGTACTCATAGAAGGAGACGAGATAGCTCTCCATCTGTGCGGGATCCATGCCCGCGTAGGGTTGGGCGACATAGATGGCGGGCAAGCCAAGACTGGGGAAAATATCGATTGGCGTCCGATTGAGTGCCAATACTGAGGAAACCGCGATCGCGACGATCGCGATCAGAATCGTGATCGGCCGGCGCATGGCAGTAAGAATTAGCCACATGGCACTCAAGGACCTTTCTCTTGTGACCCAACGGCTAACTCCAGAAACGGCCGTAGGTCGCCCCTTGCTCCAGCGAGCCCCAGCAAGGCTCGCCAGAGGCCCAAACGAGCGAGTGCGTCGTCTATCGTAGCCTGGACCAACAACTGCTGTGCTTCAGCGACCTCTAATACCGTCGCTAAACCGGTCTTGTACCGTGTGCGGGCTTGTAGTTCAGTGTCGCGGGCTGCGCTTAGTTGGACAGGTGTATTCTCAGCTACCTTCAGGGCGGCCCTGACTGTCGCGACGGCTTTCGCATGTTTCCCGGTCAACGCTTGAATGACCTGATCATAGGTTGCACGTTCAGCGTGTTCATGATGACGTTCGATTGAGCGCTGCGCGCGGATTGTCGCAAAGTCGAACAATGCAAAGGTCATCGTTAGCCCGGCCGCGACATTTGGGACGTCGGGCGACAAACCCGAACCCCCTGCTTCCCGGTTTCCCTGATTGTCCCACCCACTGCCGCGCCCGAACAGTGCAGCCTGAAGGTTGAAACGGGGAGCCCAGGCTCGATCAAGAGCTTCTTGACGTTTGCGGAAGATGTCGGCGGTAGCGAGTTGAGCAATTGCTTGTGGGTGCGTCCAAGGCGCCGGCTCTGGCAATGAACTGACTGCGGGCAGGGTCAGCAAGGGAGCGCTCTGGATCGCAATCGACGTCCCCGCCACTCCCAGTACCTCGGCTAATGTGGCACGCGCAATTTCTTCAGACTGTTCCGCCTGAATAAGTTGGGTTTGGGCGAGCGCCAGTTCGGCTTGGGATCGAGACAGATCCACGCCTGGCCGCAGACCGCTCGCGACCAGGACTTCCACGGTGTTTTTGAACACACGCCGGCGTTCGAGGTTACCCTTCATGGCCTCTACGGTTTGGGACGCCATGGCGACAGTGAAGAATCCATCCCCGACACCGAGCCCCACGTCGAGCTGTGTGAGGGCTGCCCCGGCGGCAGCCTGCCGCTCGGTTGCCCGCGCAGTCTCCACATTACGCGCTCGCAGTCCGAAATCGAACGGTTCCCATCCCGCTGTTGCTCCCGCAATGCTGCCCCAGGCTGTCGAATACGATCGTGTGCCAAGATCTGGTCCAGAAATGGGCTGCGTGAATGCATTTGGAAAGAAGAGACCCGAAACGTTGTTGAAGGTGGCGCGGCTGGCTTGGAAGCCCATGTCCAGGCGTGGAAGATAGGCTGTTCTGGTGAGGTCTATGCCCGACTGAGCGGCAGCCACGCGAGCGAGCGATGCTCGAACGGCCGGGAAGTGATCGATCCCGAATTGTACGGCCTGTACGATCGTCAGTGGGGAGGGTGGTAGCTCTGGAGGGTGAGCCGTAATTGAAGCGGCCGAGTTGAACAGCATGAGAGATACGACCAGGCTCACCGTCCAAGGTCGATCTACCCAAGCTGCCCAAGTCCAAGATCTTATATTACCAAATCCTATGTATCGTCGATTCTTCGTCCATGACGTGCAGGTCGTAAACAAGGTATCGTACTCCGATATCGCAAACTGATATAGTCAATATGACTCACAGCAGTGAAACTGTCAATGCGTGGCTTGGGTGGGACGAGGACGCGGCCACATGCCTACAATCTGAATCCTGGGGAGTAGCCGGGCGCAGGCTGATACTACAACGGGTATGTACAGGGGGCCAGGGGATGGGACGATGCTAATTGCTCTTCTGAAACTGCGGGGGAATGGAGGTAGGCGGGGGAGGTGGTGGGAGCGGCTGGCGGATGATAATGGGTGGATAGCCCCAATAGGGATAGCCCCAATAGGGATAGGCACCGTAAGGCCCCCACCCATATCCGAATGGGTAGGCGTATGGAACGGCGTACCCCGCTCCAGTATTCCGTTCCTGAGCCGCGACGGTATTCCAATCGATGACGTGTTTGATGCTCAAGATCGGATAGGTATACCGGCTTTCATCGAGTGATCGGGTCGTGTCACCGCTGACTTCACCGATGATGGTCAGGGGTGTGCCGCTAGGCACCACCGCCGGATCGAGAAACGCCTGCTGGACTGCCAGGAATCGGCCTCGGGAGCGCATCCGGTCAGCGGTTTGGGGTATGCGATCATGCAGGGGAAGTTCGAGAATTTCGATTTCCGTCTGATCGGCCGTTCGCTTGGCCGAGAGGACGATGCCCCCGAACATCACAGTCCGGCCGACGTACTGCGCCGGATTCGCCTGGACCGCCGGAAAGTCCACGGAGGTATCGAGTTGCTGTTCCAACTCAGGCGGAAGCGGTGGACGCCAGTTTTCTGATTGCAACTGATGGGAGGACTCGGCACACCCGGCTAAGAACAGGGTTGTTCCCGCAATGGTCAGAAGCACGAGGTTAGGGATGCGCAAGAAGCCCTCTCTTTGGTGCAAGTTTCACCTTAATTTGTTGACTCATCAGCTTAGATGGAAGTCGATCGGAGTGCAATCTGGAAGCCCGCTGGCACCGCTCAACTACCGCTTGCCGATCCCAGCCCTATTGGTTCCCCCGAACCCCTCTGAAAAGTAGTCCCATGCAAGGAATGCCGAAGTGCCTGAGGAGCTACGGCCTGGATATCGAATTGGCGGCGAAAAAGTTCCCTCCTTTCACCGTCTCGTCATCACTACCCCAGGCAATGTGTTTATCCACGCGCTGCATGAGTGGGACGTGCTTGGCGCAATGCACATAGGCTTGTTCAACGTCGATGATGACCCACGCTTCGGGACGGCGCCCCCCTTGTACCTGGACCGCATTGCGCATCGCCGACGGCACATGAGGGAGTTCCAGAGCTTCCTGTGAGGTGAGCACACGGGCTCGGCCGTTCACGTGGAGTCCGATGGTGGTGCGGGTAAAATCCAAGAAGAGCAGCCCGATGTGGGCATTCTCCAGTATGTTGCCAATACTGGCAAACACGCCGTTGCCGCGATATTCGGGGTAGGCGAGTGTGGTCTGGTCAAGCACGTAGACAAACCCGGTAGCGCCCGCCCGAAATGAGCTGTCGCATGCCCCTTGGGCGTCAGCCGTGGCGATAAAGACCATGTCCTGTCGCGCAACGAAGTCGCACATTTCCTGGTTCAGATGGGACAAGACCTGAGTAGCCAAAAACGAGGCTGCGCGACTCATTGTCCCGAATCGCTGTTGGGCCGTCCGTTCTCCCGTTGAGTCCTCTGTCGCCATGGTCCCTCCCGTTGACATCGTTAACCCGCAGCTACTCAGGGCATTATCCACC harbors:
- a CDS encoding hydrolase, which produces MATEDSTGERTAQQRFGTMSRAASFLATQVLSHLNQEMCDFVARQDMVFIATADAQGACDSSFRAGATGFVYVLDQTTLAYPEYRGNGVFASIGNILENAHIGLLFLDFTRTTIGLHVNGRARVLTSQEALELPHVPSAMRNAVQVQGGRRPEAWVIIDVEQAYVHCAKHVPLMQRVDKHIAWGSDDETVKGGNFFAANSISRP
- a CDS encoding protein CyaE translates to MLFNSAASITAHPPELPPSPLTIVQAVQFGIDHFPAVRASLARVAAAQSGIDLTRTAYLPRLDMGFQASRATFNNVSGLFFPNAFTQPISGPDLGTRSYSTAWGSIAGATAGWEPFDFGLRARNVETARATERQAAAGAALTQLDVGLGVGDGFFTVAMASQTVEAMKGNLERRRVFKNTVEVLVASGLRPGVDLSRSQAELALAQTQLIQAEQSEEIARATLAEVLGVAGTSIAIQSAPLLTLPAVSSLPEPAPWTHPQAIAQLATADIFRKRQEALDRAWAPRFNLQAALFGRGSGWDNQGNREAGGSGLSPDVPNVAAGLTMTFALFDFATIRAQRSIERHHEHAERATYDQVIQALTGKHAKAVATVRAALKVAENTPVQLSAARDTELQARTRYKTGLATVLEVAEAQQLLVQATIDDALARLGLWRALLGLAGARGDLRPFLELAVGSQEKGP
- a CDS encoding RND transporter, producing the protein MSAMWLILTAMRRPITILIAIVAIAVSSVLALNRTPIDIFPSLGLPAIYVAQPYAGMDPAQMESYLVSFYEYHFLYITGIEHVESKSIQGAALIKLFFHPGTDMNQALAQTVAYVNRSWAFMPPGTVPPFIVRFDAGSVPVGSLVFRSDTRSVGEIQDLALFRVRPMFATLPGVSAPPPFGGNARTVVVHVDPERMRAYRMAPDEVVQAVNRSNLIVPAGNVRIEDLTTITTVNSVIPKIREFGEIPIRTGAGPTVFLRDIGYAENSTDIVTAYALINGRRAVYIPVTKRADASTLDVVNRVKEAIPRFQALVPEDISISFEFDQSVYIKNAVRSLTMEALLGALLTGLMVLLFLRDWRSATIVLLTIPFALLSAVVALWAAGQTINIMTLGGLALAVGILVDESTVAIESIHAHLARGQTRARAVVDSGREVAVPRLVAMLSVLAVFIPSFFMAGVGRALFVPLALAVGFAMAASYLLASTLVPVLSTWFLRSAPHATRDVTLLDRMQQRYGQFITALIRFRWIVIGLYLLLAVSIIWGLNQRLGMEMFPSVDTGQFQLRVRAPDGTRIERTEVLAQHVLDVITEEVGRDNIAITQGFVGVQPASYPVNTVHLWTSGPHEAVLLVALKPGTGVSVEVIKERLREKLPRLLPDTKYVFEAGDIISQVMSMGSPTPIEVAISGPKLDASRAYAERALSEMTKVASLRDLQFGQPLEYPTTEVIVDRIRAGQLGLFVSDVARSLVSATSSSRFIQPMFWRDPTSGNAYQVQIEIPQHRMASVEDLQNVPVMPNGVAGPLVRDLAQVVPGKMIGEYARYNMQRMVTLTANVSGEDLGHAADQVSAAIARAGEPPRGVSVAIRGQAAPMRETLDGLRIGLALSIVVIFLLLAANFQSIWNAVVVLSTMPAVLAGVVIALWLTHTTLNVQSFLGSIMAIGVAVANAILLVSFAESRWQSGRSASEAAVAGAQGRLRPILMTSAAMVAGMIPMALAIGEGGEQTAPLGRAVIGGLLAATGATLLILPTVFVLIKRRSKPVVASLDPDDPQSPHYDGSPITVRPEEYAS